From one Pseudothermotoga sp. genomic stretch:
- a CDS encoding DUF2961 domain-containing protein, protein MLEEFYKLADAETFSVSAENPTGGRNRGALEIPGPENPARRLGRGWKVRPCISLRVKQETLLADIEGPGVITYIWMTVDQKAYRSCILRMYWDDENVPSVEVPLGDFFVNCFGLRFEVNSLPISVNPSGGFNSYWPMPFKKRARMTIENQSENDIPYFFYQISFVKKKLGNDVTYFHSQWRRSMTTRDNPQHVILDGVEGRGKYIGTVIAWEQLSNGWWGEGEVKFFIDGEENPSICYTGIEDYFGGAWGFGKTYSTPFLGYPLWLKQEGQIPKHVMYRWHIFDPIFFRKTLRVTVQTLGWWPDGTFQPLTDDITSVAYWYQIEPHTTFPALLELEKRWPR, encoded by the coding sequence GTGCTTGAAGAGTTTTACAAGCTTGCCGATGCGGAGACATTTTCCGTATCAGCTGAGAATCCCACCGGAGGCAGGAACAGAGGTGCCCTTGAGATTCCTGGTCCTGAGAATCCTGCGAGAAGGCTTGGAAGAGGATGGAAAGTCAGGCCATGTATCTCCCTAAGGGTTAAACAGGAAACTTTGCTGGCTGACATTGAAGGTCCTGGTGTCATAACTTACATTTGGATGACAGTAGATCAAAAAGCTTACAGAAGTTGTATTTTGAGGATGTACTGGGATGATGAAAATGTACCATCTGTAGAAGTACCGCTGGGAGATTTCTTTGTTAATTGCTTCGGATTGAGATTTGAGGTCAACTCTTTACCCATCTCTGTGAATCCTTCTGGTGGATTCAATTCGTACTGGCCCATGCCTTTCAAAAAAAGAGCGAGGATGACAATCGAAAATCAGAGCGAGAATGACATACCATATTTCTTCTACCAAATATCTTTTGTTAAAAAGAAACTTGGGAATGACGTGACCTACTTTCACTCGCAGTGGCGTAGAAGTATGACCACTAGAGATAATCCACAACACGTGATTTTAGATGGTGTCGAAGGTAGAGGAAAGTACATTGGAACCGTTATAGCATGGGAACAACTTTCAAACGGTTGGTGGGGAGAAGGTGAAGTTAAGTTCTTCATAGATGGTGAGGAAAATCCGAGCATATGCTACACAGGCATCGAGGATTACTTCGGAGGAGCTTGGGGTTTTGGAAAAACCTATTCAACGCCTTTTTTGGGATATCCTCTTTGGTTAAAGCAGGAAGGACAAATTCCAAAGCATGTCATGTACAGATGGCACATATTTGATCCAATCTTTTTCAGAAAAACCCTGAGAGTTACAGTTCAGACTCTCGGATGGTGGCCTGATGGAACTTTTCAACCTTTGACAGATGATATCACTTCTGTGGCTTATTGGTACCAGATTGAACCTCACACAACTTTCCCTGCTCTTTTAGAGCTTGAAAAAAGGTGGCCAAGATGA
- a CDS encoding sugar ABC transporter permease produces the protein MKYFLGGEKAMNVKIIFLLFLCTLIVVCSFILGYFFFKTVQVVKAENLEEISKVIRSTLQAIREKVSKNAEKFFHGEIVDTVMDEKDSFMYVVNEAGKPLSSGGKTISFTEDLMFNLMTGDPVPMIIVENSKLIARVVKAKDMNFDSFFVYEENVSDQLNHVNHSFAYLSNITKEMVNIGTNINLPFPEKTLKAAQSAWNPVSASVRSGKKHYIIAATPFLDYLNWHAEGVIVVGTEMVNVKAEIAQVIYFLLAIGVGLVILCSFVILLAKKTLFSSRICSLIVLTVFLLLTFFLKGNLDKFSERAVRDFTMSLRTYMKQCTQKTGDLEDLTKIFNLAIFDGSEKLIASSTTIMANLKKDMDRLSKMAPDEIFHSVRGLKTFTFKFGETKLTYLPLRVNTQGKNLVLVFFVVLSCLAFMLFILDFLVKNIDNKLVLRNTMKGYSFLLPGISMFMMWLLIPIAFSLYLSFHEWSMVDPLKPFVGFENFMNVLKDKDIMRSLKNTAIYTLNVPIGMALSLGVALLMNKRIKGINLLRLLYFLPSISSFVAISIVWQWIYNPEFGLLNYLLGIFRIPPQRWLSDPKTAMMSIMIMTIWMNLGYQMVIYLAGLKGIPSYLYEVADLDGANSWHKFVYITLPMLKPTTVFLLITSVIGSFQIFTPVYVMTEGGPAGSTNVFVYHIYNTAWKGFRMGYASAQSWFLFLLIFIASFIQFRLMGKTFYEE, from the coding sequence ATGAAGTATTTTTTGGGAGGAGAAAAAGCAATGAATGTGAAAATCATCTTTCTTCTATTTTTGTGTACTTTGATTGTTGTTTGTTCATTTATTTTAGGATATTTCTTCTTCAAAACCGTTCAAGTTGTGAAAGCTGAAAATCTTGAGGAAATCTCCAAAGTTATACGGTCCACACTGCAAGCTATAAGAGAAAAAGTCTCAAAAAACGCTGAAAAGTTCTTTCACGGTGAGATCGTCGATACTGTTATGGATGAGAAAGATTCGTTCATGTATGTGGTTAATGAAGCTGGCAAGCCATTGAGTTCAGGCGGTAAAACCATCAGTTTTACAGAAGATCTCATGTTCAATTTGATGACAGGTGATCCTGTTCCAATGATTATTGTGGAGAACTCTAAGTTAATCGCGCGCGTTGTAAAAGCTAAAGACATGAACTTTGATTCCTTTTTTGTTTACGAAGAAAATGTGTCCGATCAATTAAACCACGTGAATCACAGCTTCGCTTACCTTTCTAATATTACGAAAGAAATGGTGAATATCGGCACTAACATAAACTTACCTTTTCCTGAAAAAACACTGAAGGCTGCCCAATCGGCTTGGAACCCCGTCTCTGCCTCAGTGAGATCTGGAAAAAAGCACTATATAATAGCTGCAACACCTTTTCTTGACTATTTGAATTGGCATGCTGAAGGTGTTATCGTTGTTGGTACAGAAATGGTAAACGTCAAAGCCGAGATTGCACAGGTCATATATTTTTTGTTAGCTATTGGGGTAGGTTTGGTGATTCTTTGTTCTTTCGTTATCTTATTAGCGAAAAAAACATTGTTCTCATCTAGAATTTGTTCCTTAATAGTTTTGACTGTTTTCTTGCTTCTCACCTTCTTCTTGAAAGGAAATTTGGATAAATTTTCGGAAAGAGCCGTCAGGGATTTTACTATGTCGTTACGTACCTACATGAAACAATGCACTCAAAAGACGGGAGATTTGGAAGATCTCACCAAAATTTTCAACTTGGCTATTTTCGATGGCTCTGAGAAGTTGATAGCTTCTTCAACTACGATCATGGCCAATTTGAAAAAGGACATGGACAGACTTTCGAAGATGGCTCCAGATGAAATTTTTCATTCCGTACGTGGTTTGAAGACCTTCACGTTTAAATTTGGAGAAACAAAGTTAACATATTTGCCTCTAAGAGTCAATACTCAAGGAAAGAATCTGGTTCTTGTTTTCTTCGTTGTTCTGAGTTGTCTTGCTTTCATGCTCTTCATCTTGGATTTTCTTGTAAAAAACATTGATAATAAATTGGTGCTTAGAAACACAATGAAAGGTTATTCATTCCTGCTACCTGGAATTTCTATGTTCATGATGTGGCTCTTGATTCCCATAGCATTTTCACTGTATCTCAGTTTTCATGAATGGTCCATGGTAGATCCATTGAAACCGTTCGTTGGTTTTGAAAATTTCATGAACGTTTTGAAAGATAAGGATATCATGCGCTCACTGAAAAACACAGCAATCTATACGCTGAATGTGCCGATAGGTATGGCCCTCTCATTGGGAGTAGCACTTTTGATGAACAAGAGGATAAAGGGTATAAACTTGCTCAGATTGCTTTATTTTCTTCCTTCTATATCTTCCTTCGTGGCTATATCAATTGTCTGGCAATGGATTTACAACCCAGAATTTGGATTACTGAACTACCTTCTTGGTATCTTCAGAATCCCTCCTCAAAGGTGGCTATCGGACCCGAAAACCGCGATGATGTCCATTATGATCATGACAATTTGGATGAATCTTGGCTATCAAATGGTCATATATCTGGCTGGTTTGAAAGGTATACCAAGTTATTTGTACGAGGTGGCAGATCTTGATGGAGCAAACAGTTGGCATAAATTCGTTTATATAACCTTACCCATGCTTAAACCGACGACTGTTTTTCTTCTCATAACGTCTGTTATAGGCTCATTCCAGATTTTCACTCCGGTTTATGTCATGACTGAGGGAGGGCCTGCGGGAAGCACGAACGTATTTGTCTATCATATATACAACACGGCTTGGAAGGGTTTTAGGATGGGATATGCCAGCGCACAATCTTGGTTTCTGTTCTTGCTAATCTTCATAGCTTCGTTTATTCAATTCAGATTGATGGGAAAAACTTTCTACGAGGAGTGA
- a CDS encoding carbohydrate ABC transporter permease has translation MREKRKSVRILLKLFIMFILMILAISTLLPYIVMVSSSLMAQFEIYSFPPKLFPSNPRFQNYIEMWKSQPWGRYIFNTVFVAVSVVLGQLVVVSMGGYALSRLYFPGRDLIFRIFIAFMMLPGVVTLIPGFIILRNLGWIDTYLALIVPSLGNIWGMFLMRQYMLTLPNSLEDAARIDGASEFTIFWRIVLPLCKPVLATVATFTFLGTWKSFLWPLIVTRSKEMRMIEIGIAMFTTQYTIDYPIQLAAATLSSIPLIVIYFLAQKWLLQGIKLSSGYER, from the coding sequence ATGAGGGAAAAAAGGAAATCTGTAAGAATCCTGCTGAAACTTTTCATTATGTTCATCCTAATGATTCTAGCCATCTCAACGTTGTTGCCATACATAGTCATGGTTTCTTCATCTCTCATGGCGCAGTTTGAGATATATAGTTTTCCACCGAAACTGTTTCCTTCCAATCCTAGATTTCAAAATTATATAGAGATGTGGAAGTCTCAACCATGGGGCAGATACATTTTCAATACAGTATTTGTTGCCGTTTCCGTCGTTCTGGGGCAACTCGTAGTGGTATCCATGGGAGGATATGCACTCTCAAGGCTTTATTTTCCCGGTAGGGATCTCATCTTCAGAATATTCATAGCCTTCATGATGCTACCAGGAGTTGTAACTTTAATACCTGGGTTCATAATCCTTCGCAACCTCGGGTGGATAGACACGTACTTAGCTTTAATAGTTCCCTCGCTTGGTAACATATGGGGAATGTTTTTGATGAGACAGTACATGCTCACACTCCCAAACAGTTTGGAAGATGCTGCAAGGATAGATGGAGCTTCAGAGTTCACTATATTTTGGAGGATTGTGCTCCCTCTGTGTAAACCTGTTCTTGCCACAGTAGCAACTTTCACGTTCCTTGGAACATGGAAATCTTTTCTCTGGCCCCTCATAGTTACAAGGAGCAAGGAGATGAGAATGATAGAAATTGGCATAGCTATGTTCACCACTCAATACACAATTGATTATCCGATTCAACTCGCTGCAGCTACTCTTTCTTCTATACCTCTCATAGTGATCTACTTTCTTGCCCAAAAGTGGCTCCTTCAGGGCATAAAACTATCTTCGGGTTATGAGAGGTGA
- a CDS encoding ABC transporter ATP-binding protein/permease — translation MTDERKTARLGPFPARGPRPGGPAFTGPAEKAKDFKGTLKRLITYLRPYLFPIAIVLALTITATVLTIIAPKILGRATTEIFRGVMMKMLRLPGARINFSYVAKILIQVSILYVLSALLHYVQQYILAGVSQKIVMKMRKEISEKLARLPLKFYDSRTHGEILSRVINDIDLISGTLQQGFVQFVSGVISIIGVTIMMLTISPLLTGVTMLTLPLSILTTVFIAKFSQKHFSTQQKKIGELSGHVEEIYAGHIVVKAYCREKDAIEKFEKINEQLCDASYKAQFLSGMIMPLMRFIGNLGYVIVSVVGGILVTRRTITIGDVQAFIQYSQQFTQPIVQISNIVNLIQSTIAAAERVFEILDEEEEKPESPSALKIEKAKGEIKFERVYFSYVPDKPLIEDLNIEIKSGQRVAIVGPTGAGKTTLVNLLMRFYEIQKGSIKLDGIDIRDIHKSHLRKCFGMVLQDTWLFNGTIRENIAYGKENASQEEIELAAKMAQAHHFIMALPDGYDTMINEEATNISYGEKQLITIARAFLANPDILILDEATSNVDTLTEVYIQKAMNELMKGRTCFIIAHRLSTIKSADLILVMNEGKIIEKGTHKELLQKGGFYAQLYKSQFLGALVDV, via the coding sequence GTGACAGATGAAAGGAAAACCGCTCGACTCGGACCATTTCCAGCTAGAGGCCCAAGACCTGGTGGCCCAGCTTTTACAGGGCCAGCGGAGAAGGCTAAAGATTTCAAAGGAACATTGAAAAGGTTGATAACTTACCTCAGGCCTTACCTTTTTCCAATAGCGATCGTTCTCGCCTTGACAATCACCGCAACTGTACTCACAATAATAGCTCCAAAAATTCTTGGCCGAGCAACAACGGAAATCTTTCGTGGTGTAATGATGAAGATGTTGAGGTTGCCTGGTGCAAGGATAAACTTCTCATATGTCGCGAAAATATTGATTCAAGTGAGTATTCTGTATGTTTTGAGCGCACTTTTACATTACGTGCAGCAATACATCTTGGCAGGAGTTTCTCAGAAAATCGTTATGAAGATGAGGAAGGAAATTTCTGAGAAACTCGCAAGACTTCCTCTGAAGTTTTATGATTCACGGACTCACGGAGAGATATTGAGTCGTGTGATAAACGATATTGACCTGATAAGTGGGACGCTTCAGCAAGGTTTTGTTCAGTTCGTTTCTGGTGTGATTTCCATAATCGGTGTCACGATCATGATGCTCACCATAAGCCCATTGCTCACTGGTGTTACGATGCTCACGTTACCTTTGAGCATCTTGACGACAGTTTTCATCGCGAAGTTCTCTCAGAAGCATTTTTCAACCCAGCAGAAAAAAATCGGAGAACTCAGTGGTCACGTTGAAGAAATTTACGCAGGCCATATCGTCGTCAAAGCTTACTGCAGAGAGAAGGATGCGATCGAGAAATTCGAAAAGATCAACGAGCAACTCTGTGATGCGAGTTACAAAGCCCAATTTCTTTCGGGTATGATCATGCCCCTGATGCGGTTCATAGGAAACCTCGGTTATGTGATAGTTTCTGTAGTTGGGGGTATCTTGGTCACCAGAAGAACTATAACAATAGGTGATGTTCAAGCTTTCATACAGTATTCTCAGCAATTCACCCAGCCGATCGTGCAGATATCCAACATAGTGAATTTGATTCAATCAACAATAGCTGCAGCTGAAAGAGTCTTTGAGATACTCGATGAAGAAGAGGAAAAACCGGAGAGCCCTTCCGCTCTCAAAATTGAGAAAGCCAAGGGCGAGATCAAATTCGAAAGAGTTTATTTTAGCTATGTCCCAGATAAACCTTTGATAGAAGATTTGAACATAGAAATAAAGAGTGGTCAGAGAGTAGCTATAGTTGGTCCAACTGGCGCTGGGAAGACCACGCTGGTGAACCTTCTAATGAGGTTCTACGAGATACAGAAAGGTAGCATAAAACTGGATGGAATAGACATCAGGGATATCCATAAGAGCCATTTGAGAAAATGTTTTGGTATGGTTTTGCAAGATACATGGTTGTTCAACGGTACCATCAGGGAGAACATCGCCTACGGGAAAGAGAACGCCAGTCAGGAAGAGATAGAACTTGCGGCAAAGATGGCACAAGCGCATCACTTCATCATGGCTCTTCCAGATGGTTATGACACCATGATAAATGAGGAAGCCACGAATATATCCTACGGTGAGAAACAACTGATAACGATTGCACGAGCTTTCTTAGCTAATCCGGACATTTTGATCTTGGACGAGGCTACCAGTAACGTTGACACACTGACGGAAGTCTACATTCAAAAAGCCATGAACGAATTGATGAAAGGTAGAACTTGCTTCATCATAGCGCACAGGCTTTCAACAATCAAGAGTGCCGATCTAATACTAGTAATGAACGAAGGAAAGATAATAGAGAAAGGTACACACAAAGAGTTACTCCAAAAAGGAGGCTTTTATGCACAATTGTACAAAAGTCAGTTCCTCGGAGCTTTAGTTGATGTGTGA
- a CDS encoding sugar ABC transporter permease, translated as MSERVKAYLILVTTSFIVMIFVFSAFYFRSKFVHYKRDVESDLARISLFYLKSDLHSFGKRISDFLKNEDISISNLESLGRKMCEDCSFAIWMDIDGNSVSEFGNVPSEDFYNDALIQALLYEESYAFLSDLYFLDDAVQIRTAMVVKTINGDDLIVLVGKTLPADYFAKIGHLIHRKVFFISKDGKVFGEGFQVSADLLKKAAGGQRPETEITKDGELVIAVPFFDFEEWGIKGFLINSIEFREVQKAFLKFLIIDIFLFSASFVILIFGILSTVRKKLKVMSVLFFYSLPLLFSILFVFVFQMPKVLETEYIECTEAMSKVLKRFGKIWLETTQFDEMKKMLNVQILLIENRNIVSSTLKKNVLSTLANWMKLRNIDTVEIGELDVNKVRYTYLGLKQESEVLFLLKEKTPLVNNVVNIKFMGIVMIMVSFILVLILGFSIKNTDHPRFLKATLVGYIFLAPALIHLLWWAAGPVAFSFYLAFHRWNVIDPAKPFVGFENFKELFQDKLFWNAMKNTVIFSLQVPISMLLSLFLAIAVNRQTKSMALLRTVYYLPAVTAGVSTTIVWRWILNKEFGILNYVLGFFGIPKIPWLTSPNTALIAIMLMTIWQSLGSQMIIFLAGLQSIPQAFYEAASIDGANAFQKFRFITIPLLKPTTVFVLVTSVIGSFQVFTPIYVLTQGGPLRSTDVVFYHIWESAWIELKMGYAAAQSWMLFLVLLVLTYVEFKLFGKESWKQYF; from the coding sequence TTGAGCGAAAGAGTAAAAGCTTACTTAATTTTGGTCACGACATCCTTCATTGTGATGATTTTCGTCTTTTCAGCTTTTTACTTCAGATCGAAATTTGTTCATTACAAAAGAGATGTAGAGAGTGATCTTGCTAGGATTAGCCTTTTTTATCTAAAGAGTGATCTGCATAGTTTTGGAAAAAGAATCTCTGATTTTTTAAAGAACGAGGACATTTCCATTTCCAATCTTGAAAGTTTGGGTCGCAAAATGTGTGAAGATTGTTCATTTGCCATATGGATGGATATTGATGGAAACTCAGTTTCAGAGTTTGGTAACGTACCGAGTGAAGATTTCTACAACGACGCTTTGATCCAAGCATTGCTTTATGAAGAGAGTTATGCTTTTCTCTCGGACCTCTATTTTCTGGATGATGCTGTACAGATCAGAACCGCAATGGTGGTCAAAACCATCAATGGTGATGACCTAATTGTCCTTGTGGGCAAAACACTCCCTGCGGATTATTTTGCCAAGATTGGCCATCTGATTCATAGAAAGGTGTTTTTCATATCGAAGGATGGAAAAGTTTTTGGAGAAGGTTTCCAAGTGAGTGCTGATCTTTTGAAAAAGGCTGCAGGAGGTCAAAGGCCTGAGACGGAGATAACAAAAGATGGAGAATTAGTGATCGCTGTACCATTTTTTGATTTTGAAGAATGGGGAATCAAAGGGTTTCTCATCAATTCTATTGAGTTTCGAGAGGTGCAAAAAGCTTTTCTGAAATTTCTGATCATCGATATTTTTCTATTTTCAGCTTCTTTCGTAATCCTGATATTTGGGATTTTGAGTACTGTGAGGAAAAAGTTAAAAGTTATGAGTGTTTTATTTTTTTATTCCTTACCTTTGTTGTTTTCGATCTTGTTCGTTTTCGTCTTTCAAATGCCCAAGGTTTTGGAAACTGAGTACATAGAATGTACAGAAGCAATGTCCAAGGTTCTAAAGAGGTTTGGAAAAATTTGGCTAGAAACAACTCAATTTGATGAGATGAAGAAAATGTTAAACGTTCAAATCCTGTTGATTGAGAATAGAAATATCGTTTCATCCACGCTGAAAAAGAATGTGCTCAGCACGCTAGCAAACTGGATGAAGCTGAGGAATATCGATACAGTTGAAATAGGTGAGTTGGATGTAAACAAGGTCCGTTACACTTACCTGGGTTTGAAACAAGAGAGTGAGGTTTTGTTTCTATTGAAAGAGAAAACACCGCTTGTGAACAATGTGGTGAACATCAAATTCATGGGGATAGTCATGATCATGGTATCTTTCATTTTGGTTTTGATACTCGGTTTCTCGATAAAGAATACCGATCATCCTCGATTCCTCAAAGCCACGTTGGTCGGATACATTTTCTTGGCTCCCGCGCTCATTCATCTCCTATGGTGGGCAGCTGGTCCTGTGGCTTTTTCATTTTACTTGGCGTTTCACAGATGGAACGTGATAGATCCAGCGAAACCTTTCGTTGGGTTTGAAAACTTCAAAGAGTTATTTCAAGATAAGCTCTTTTGGAATGCCATGAAAAACACAGTAATATTCTCACTCCAAGTTCCTATCAGTATGCTACTTTCACTTTTTCTCGCCATCGCGGTTAACCGACAAACCAAAAGTATGGCACTTCTGCGCACTGTATACTATCTACCAGCTGTAACTGCGGGTGTTTCGACCACAATAGTTTGGAGGTGGATACTGAATAAGGAATTCGGTATATTGAACTATGTGTTGGGATTCTTCGGTATTCCGAAGATTCCTTGGCTAACTTCCCCAAACACGGCTTTAATAGCCATAATGTTAATGACTATCTGGCAATCTTTGGGAAGTCAGATGATAATTTTTCTTGCAGGGCTTCAAAGCATACCTCAAGCTTTCTATGAAGCAGCCAGCATAGATGGAGCCAATGCTTTCCAAAAGTTTCGCTTCATAACTATTCCACTTTTAAAACCAACGACTGTTTTCGTGCTCGTAACCAGTGTGATTGGTTCATTCCAAGTATTCACACCGATTTACGTCTTGACTCAAGGTGGACCTCTGAGGAGCACAGATGTTGTCTTCTATCACATATGGGAATCTGCTTGGATAGAACTAAAGATGGGATATGCTGCAGCACAATCTTGGATGCTTTTTTTAGTTCTACTTGTACTAACTTATGTTGAGTTCAAACTCTTTGGGAAAGAGAGCTGGAAGCAATATTTCTAA
- a CDS encoding sugar ABC transporter substrate-binding protein — translation MRKFFMVAMILVAALMIAQVIELRWTGWGGGEEDIKHANAKMAAFQAKYPNIKIVPEVYPENYTQALLASIAAGNPPDVFLLDAPYMPTFTERGVPLNIRPYLRILGVNIEEYYPNVLEIFTSPDGKLFGLPKGFTPMVVYYNKKLLKQAGLPEPSDDWTWNDFLKMAQAMTKDFDGDGKIDQYGAHVGRLFYQLCPMIWSYGGEIISPDYKTVSGYLNSPQTIEAVQFFVDLIKKYKVAPEPDVISAFGGLGNMLYTNRIGFYVSGHWSLFGMRKYIEEGTLEIGVVRLPKGPYAKSSQTVIYATAWSVMSTTKHPREALQFVAWLSGAEGQKREVLEARIELSGHIPTNELLVAQDKWGVEKKFVEIVPTARLPIGCRVVDWYKAEDIFAQAIDKILSLNTPVKEALDWAVKEIEAKVFGR, via the coding sequence ATGCGTAAGTTCTTCATGGTGGCTATGATTTTGGTCGCAGCTCTCATGATCGCGCAAGTCATTGAACTCAGATGGACTGGTTGGGGTGGCGGCGAGGAGGACATCAAACATGCGAATGCAAAAATGGCGGCTTTCCAAGCGAAGTATCCGAATATAAAAATCGTTCCAGAGGTTTACCCAGAGAATTACACGCAAGCTCTACTTGCATCCATCGCCGCTGGCAATCCTCCAGATGTTTTCCTTCTCGATGCGCCTTACATGCCTACATTCACTGAACGTGGTGTCCCACTCAACATCAGACCGTATTTGAGGATTTTAGGAGTCAACATTGAAGAGTATTATCCCAATGTGCTCGAGATATTCACCTCACCAGATGGAAAGCTCTTTGGTCTCCCGAAAGGTTTTACCCCAATGGTTGTGTATTACAACAAGAAGCTCTTGAAGCAGGCAGGGTTGCCTGAACCAAGCGATGACTGGACATGGAACGACTTTCTCAAGATGGCACAAGCAATGACAAAGGATTTCGATGGCGATGGTAAAATCGATCAATATGGAGCACATGTTGGCAGACTTTTCTACCAGTTGTGTCCGATGATTTGGTCTTATGGTGGAGAGATCATCTCACCGGATTACAAGACGGTATCGGGTTACCTCAACAGTCCGCAAACAATTGAAGCTGTGCAGTTTTTCGTTGATCTGATAAAAAAATACAAAGTGGCGCCTGAACCAGACGTGATTTCTGCTTTCGGTGGTCTTGGTAACATGCTTTACACTAACAGAATAGGTTTCTATGTCAGTGGACATTGGTCGCTCTTTGGAATGAGAAAGTACATAGAAGAAGGAACTCTGGAAATTGGTGTCGTCAGATTACCAAAGGGACCTTATGCAAAATCGAGTCAAACTGTTATATATGCTACCGCTTGGAGTGTAATGTCGACGACAAAACATCCGAGGGAAGCTTTGCAATTTGTCGCTTGGTTGTCTGGAGCAGAAGGTCAGAAACGCGAAGTACTTGAGGCTAGAATCGAATTGTCAGGACACATCCCAACCAACGAATTGCTCGTGGCTCAAGACAAATGGGGAGTTGAGAAAAAATTTGTCGAAATAGTACCAACTGCGAGATTGCCGATCGGTTGCAGGGTAGTTGATTGGTACAAAGCTGAAGACATCTTTGCGCAAGCTATAGATAAAATTTTATCCTTGAATACACCAGTCAAAGAAGCATTAGATTGGGCTGTGAAAGAAATCGAAGCAAAGGTTTTCGGGCGCTAG
- a CDS encoding sugar ABC transporter substrate-binding protein, with the protein MRRLLIVFLVALIFAVGFGKTKLRVCSWAGALEAELDQKILAEFMRTHPDIEVVYEPIPQNYYQKILTDIAAGTPPDVFLLDAEMVPRYSEEKLLLNLAPYLSRLAEERVSGTNLNEYFEVLVDIFRAGRSIYALPKDTSPVGVFYNKKLFDRFGVPYPPESGWTWKEFEETAAKLTKDTDGDGKVDVWAFSFPSWVGVAVPLLWAGGGEVFSPDFTYTTGYLNSETNVKTYSFFVDLFKKKYAPSPEEAAALGGASSLFFTGRIGMVITGRWFWLSVKRQIEQGAPIDVGIAPIPHAPGFKNVTVTYASGWAVPANVADKRLAVELAAWLSSEYAQRERCLKGGLAISANKRIAEEQATLNKVDAVFIKMLSFARVPVGSQTKYYRPLFERTWAEAVDRILIKGVSVKEAFDWAAEEIDKAIKKGEWQ; encoded by the coding sequence ATGAGGAGGTTGTTGATCGTTTTCCTCGTTGCTCTGATCTTCGCAGTGGGATTCGGCAAAACAAAACTTAGAGTTTGCAGTTGGGCTGGTGCACTTGAGGCGGAATTGGATCAGAAGATTTTAGCGGAATTCATGAGGACTCATCCAGACATTGAAGTGGTGTACGAGCCGATACCACAGAACTACTATCAGAAGATCCTGACAGACATAGCAGCAGGAACTCCTCCCGATGTGTTTCTCTTAGATGCCGAGATGGTTCCAAGGTATTCTGAAGAAAAACTTTTGCTGAACTTGGCTCCATACCTGTCGAGACTCGCAGAGGAACGCGTTTCTGGAACGAACTTGAACGAGTATTTCGAAGTGCTAGTTGATATATTCAGAGCCGGTAGATCCATATACGCTTTACCAAAGGATACGAGCCCTGTGGGTGTGTTCTACAACAAGAAGCTCTTTGATAGGTTTGGAGTGCCTTATCCTCCAGAAAGTGGTTGGACTTGGAAAGAGTTTGAGGAAACTGCTGCGAAATTGACTAAGGACACAGACGGAGACGGAAAGGTCGATGTTTGGGCATTCTCTTTCCCAAGCTGGGTTGGGGTCGCCGTGCCACTCCTCTGGGCTGGTGGTGGTGAAGTGTTCTCGCCGGATTTCACCTATACTACAGGATATCTCAACAGCGAAACCAACGTTAAAACCTACAGTTTCTTCGTAGATCTTTTCAAGAAAAAATACGCACCCTCGCCAGAAGAAGCAGCTGCTCTCGGTGGAGCGTCTTCTCTCTTCTTTACAGGTCGAATAGGTATGGTGATCACGGGAAGATGGTTCTGGTTGAGCGTGAAAAGACAGATAGAGCAGGGAGCACCCATCGATGTGGGAATCGCGCCGATACCGCATGCGCCAGGATTCAAGAACGTGACAGTTACTTACGCATCTGGTTGGGCTGTTCCAGCAAATGTGGCAGACAAGAGGTTAGCTGTAGAGTTGGCAGCTTGGTTGTCTAGTGAGTACGCCCAGAGAGAAAGATGTTTAAAAGGTGGGCTTGCCATATCTGCCAACAAGAGGATCGCAGAAGAACAGGCAACTTTAAACAAGGTGGATGCAGTTTTCATAAAGATGTTGAGTTTCGCTAGAGTTCCTGTTGGATCCCAAACTAAGTACTACAGGCCCTTGTTTGAAAGAACATGGGCTGAAGCAGTTGATCGTATCTTGATCAAAGGAGTGTCAGTCAAGGAAGCCTTCGACTGGGCTGCAGAGGAGATAGACAAAGCTATAAAGAAAGGCGAATGGCAATGA